In Pseudomonadales bacterium, one genomic interval encodes:
- a CDS encoding DUF4399 domain-containing protein, whose amino-acid sequence MGHKFVSIFGLMVLGFSQVLLADVDISFSSAPEGAEVYFITPQNGDTVAETFTVKFGLSGMGVAPAGIQRDNTGHHHLLIDSKALPDMSKPLPATDHIRHFGGGQTEVELQLPPGEHSLQLLLGNHVHIPHNKPVLSEKIVITVK is encoded by the coding sequence ATGGGACATAAATTTGTATCGATTTTTGGCTTGATGGTTTTGGGTTTTTCGCAAGTGTTGCTGGCCGATGTTGATATTTCATTTTCCTCCGCACCGGAAGGGGCAGAAGTCTATTTTATTACGCCGCAAAATGGTGACACTGTTGCAGAAACGTTTACGGTGAAATTTGGTTTAAGTGGTATGGGGGTTGCCCCTGCAGGTATTCAGCGAGACAACACCGGTCATCATCATTTGCTCATTGACAGTAAAGCGTTGCCAGACATGAGTAAACCGCTGCCTGCTACCGATCACATCAGGCATTTCGGTGGCGGACAAACAGAAGTAGAGCTCCAGTTGCCGCCCGGTGAACACAGCTTACAACTGTTGCTGGGTAACCATGTACATATTCCCCATAACAAACCTGTTCTTTCTGAAAAGATTGTCATCACAGTGAAGTAA
- a CDS encoding cysteine hydrolase — translation MHQINIPEFALERGRKVRPELSLNPSKTAVIAIDLQRFFIDEDQPMGNPHTKDILDNVNRINAALRQQGGLVVFTQHSFAKPGETVSETALASAKPVPGSRSFELHPDLVVSDGDVRLVKHQSSPLHPMAFSGLGNLLRERAIESLVVCGFASNGCCDCTARDAAQYGYQVVVASDATAAVTDEEHNAALMNLAIYYASVQDTGELIQLIMGRS, via the coding sequence ATGCATCAGATCAATATCCCGGAATTTGCATTAGAGCGTGGCCGCAAAGTGCGGCCAGAATTAAGCCTGAATCCGTCAAAAACAGCAGTGATTGCTATCGATTTGCAACGATTTTTTATTGATGAAGATCAACCTATGGGTAACCCGCATACCAAGGATATTCTTGATAACGTCAATCGCATCAATGCGGCTTTGCGTCAGCAAGGTGGCCTGGTGGTTTTTACACAGCATTCCTTCGCAAAACCTGGTGAAACTGTTTCCGAAACAGCGCTTGCCTCGGCAAAACCTGTTCCTGGAAGCCGCTCTTTCGAATTGCATCCGGATCTGGTTGTGAGCGACGGTGATGTCAGGCTAGTGAAACATCAGTCCAGCCCGTTACACCCCATGGCATTTTCAGGTCTTGGTAATCTGTTGCGCGAGAGGGCTATCGAATCGCTGGTTGTTTGTGGGTTTGCTTCCAATGGGTGTTGTGATTGCACGGCCAGGGATGCTGCCCAATATGGTTATCAGGTAGTGGTTGCCAGTGATGCCACAGCAGCTGTTACTGATGAAGAACACAACGCTGCATTGATGAACCTAGCAATTTATTATGCTTCTGTGCAAGATACCGGGGAACTGATTCAATTGATAATGGGTCGTTCGTGA
- a CDS encoding antibiotic biosynthesis monooxygenase codes for MYIAMNRFKIALGKEQDFIDIWKNRDTYLNEVPGFKTFNLMQGPTTEEYTLFASHSVWESEQAFRDWTQSEAFRKAHANAKPAKDIYLGPPQFEGFNQAL; via the coding sequence ATGTACATCGCAATGAACCGTTTCAAGATAGCCCTCGGCAAAGAGCAAGATTTTATCGATATCTGGAAAAACCGCGATACCTATCTAAACGAAGTGCCAGGGTTCAAAACTTTCAATTTGATGCAAGGGCCAACAACCGAGGAATACACTCTGTTCGCCTCCCATAGCGTCTGGGAGTCGGAACAAGCGTTTCGTGACTGGACCCAGTCTGAAGCGTTTCGAAAAGCCCACGCAAACGCAAAACCGGCCAAAGATATTTATCTGGGGCCACCGCAATTCGAAGGTTTTAATCAGGCCCTGTAA